The Chryseobacterium sp. G0186 genome includes the window AAGACCCTGTATTATCAGCTGCATTTACTTGAACTCCACCAATATCAGAACTTCCATAAGTACTGCTATTCTCTGCAACATTTGTTACACTTCCATCTGCATTTAAAGTATGAGTAACTTTTCCATTACTATTTGTAATTTCTCCCGTCTTTCCTACACTATCAACATTCTTATAATTTGCATCTTTTGCTTGAGCTGCTGTTGTTATATTCGGATCATAAGTAACGGTTGTTTTATTAGTCTCACGATCTACCATTTTTATCCAATCTTTTGCTTGTCTACCATCAGGATCAATAAACCTCAAAGGATTATTAAAAGCATAGTTATAAGGACTATATCTCGTCATTTTTTCCGCCAGCGGATCTACCACGCCCCATCTTCCCAGATCAGCCATATACATCCTTGCTCCATAATCATACATACCAGTTTCCTGAAGTTCCTTTCCGTTGTACTTGTAGTTCTTGTAAGAACCCTGCCCATAAAAAGCATTTCCTGTCTTTAAGTGGTTCATCCCAAACGGATAGTAATCATTGGCATCCACAATTTCCAGAGCACCTGCGCTGTTTCTGCCAAAACTTATTCTCACATTTCCAAGATGATCCTTGTACTGGTAAATATACTGATCTTTTTTATAATCATAGTATCCCTCGGCGATAGGAAAAAATACCAGGTTTTCATCTTTAACTTCACCAATAATTCCCCCTCCAATCGGAGGATCAATACCGGGGTCTATGGGACCAATAATCCCATTAAGGGAATAGGCCTGTACCTCCATGGCCTTGGACATCTCCCTGCTGGCAACCAGCAATTCAGTACTTCCACCTCCTGTGGTTGTTCTGCTCACATACTGAAAGCCATCCAGATAGTCTGAAATGGTATTTACCGTGTAGCAGTTCTGAATTCCACACTCCATCATTGAGTTGATCTTTTGAAGCTTTGTTCCGTCAGCAGCATACTTATACCCAATGCCTCCACCTGATAGGTTGGAAATTTCCATTCGCTCAGGAAGATTAAGGAAGTTGTACTTGATGGAGGTTATCTTTTTGTCAACCATATTCTCCATATTCCCGTTCGGATCATAAGTAATGGTGTTTCCACCACCCTCATAGCCTGATGGGTTGTTGGCTATATCATTGATGCTGGTAAGCTTGTTTCCTGTATAATTATAGGTAAGCTTATCAATTAATGTTGCCGTGGTATTATTTTCCAAAACAGAAGTTCTGTACATATTGGTGATATTCCCATTGATATCATAATCCATTACCTCCGTATTCTCCTTACTCCATGGGTTGTTGGGATTTTGGTAGTATCCTGCGGTCAGCCTGTTCAATCCGTCATAGGCATAGCCATATCTCTTGGGTTCCAGGGGAGGGTTGGCTCCAAGGGATTCCACGGCACGCCAGTCCACCTCCACAATGTTTCCATTGTACATGGGTTTTACATTTTTTCCGGGAAATTGCGCCTGGTCCGGATTGGTGGTTCCATTTTTTTGGTTGTACTTGATCTTGTAGGTGAATAGTTTTCCACCTAAATCAGGGAGTGACATCTGAGCAGGGTTGATATCGGTCATCCAGCCCCTGATGTTGTAGGCATAATCAATACTCTGCAGGTTGCCACCCACTACCTTGTTCTTCAGCTGGGAAAGTTCGTTATAGGAATTCTCCACCAATAGCTGTTCGGGCCAGTAATCTACCTGATGATAATGTTTCAGGAGCCTGTTTTGGGAATCGTAGTTAAAACGTTCTTTTACGGTTACTTCCGGCTCGCCTACTCTTCTTAGGTGCCTGGTGACAGTATTCTGGGCAACTCCTGCAAAATGCAGCTTGGATTCTGTTCTGGTATAGCCGCCCAAGTGGTTAATGGAGTGGGTTTCTATCGCCCTGCCTCTGGTATCGTACCAGGTAAAGGTTTTTGTCCAGTTGTCGTCCTCAATGTTTTTCACATAGGAAGCCAAGGGAAGTCCCTTGGTATTCCTGGGCTGGGCCATGTTGTCAGTAAGCAGTGCTTCTGAAAACTGATTGTTGGCCGCAGGGGATCCCTGGGGATAGGTGTCATAATAATTGACACTTAAAATGGTTTGAACCTCTCCCACAAAGTAAGTATCGGTGTAATAAACGGTCATTCCGTTTCTGGTAAATCCTGTCGTACTTCTTTCTTCGGCAATAACCAGGTTGTTGATCTCATTCTGCCTGCCTACCCGTCCTCCTCCTGTTGTTAAAAATCCTGTATAGGCAACACGTCCCAGCTGGTCATACTTAGTAATGATCCATTTATTCTGAAGCTTGAGATTGGCATCCTGGGTAAGGATCAGCCTGTCTGTTTTATCATATACCATATATTCCCAACCTTTCCCGGGAAGCTTCTTTTCTACCAATCGGTTTCTGCCATCATAGTGGTATTGGTAGCACAGTTTGTCAAGGGTTGAGAGATCAGGGAATCCGGATACTGATGCCAATGGAGGAATGACAAAGGCCAGCTGGTCATATTCATTGTACACATAGTAGGTATCTGCATTTTCTGTGGCACTTAACACCTTTCTTACGAGAATGGTTTGTCCCCTGCCGTTCTTGAACTCAATGGTCTTGTTTTCGTCTTCATCGGTGACCACATTCTTGTAGAGCTGTCCGGCCTTGTAGTTTCCATTTTCGGAATCAGGGTCAGTGGCCGGGTTGAGTTGGGACTGGATCTCTCCATTCAACCAGGAGGTAGTGGCAACAAACTTTTTGACCTCTCCGATGGTATTGACCTCATACTGGAATTTTACAGGCTTGGCTGCCCAGTCGTTGCCGACCTGAATCTGCTGCTGGATTCTGCTCAAGGGTGAGCTTTCGAGGATCTTTTCTGAGTAAATCTTCTCTGAACCATAGGGCGTATTGGCAGCATTGGCCAATGGATCCGGAATGATGGCTCCATTCTGGGTTCCGGATTGGGGAACAGGAAGATAGTCTATGGTCTGTCTTCCAAAGCCATCGTATTCAATCTTGGTGGCAACATCCCGACCCAGTGGGGAGGCTTTTACATTCACGATCTGCTTGGGTCTGCCCAGTCCGTCAAAGTACTGGACAGTTTCTATTTGTCTGGCGGTGGTACTTGTGGTGGTGACTGCCTCAAGATAGGTCTTGGATTGGATGTAGTTCTCGGTGGAGGTAAGCTGTGCAAACACCGATTGGGTGATCAGCATCCCTATAGGAATAATTATTTTTTTCATCAGTCTTAGTTTTTATAGTGGTAGTTGAATTCTTTTAGGATGTTATTATTTGCATCCACTACAGATTGCAGTCTGTTCATTGAATCATATTTGTAGTATTCCCTGATTCCTGATGGTGGCGTGATGCTTCTTACGCCTATCAGAGGATCATAGGTGTAGGTGG containing:
- a CDS encoding DUF6443 domain-containing protein, with translation MKKIIIPIGMLITQSVFAQLTSTENYIQSKTYLEAVTTTSTTARQIETVQYFDGLGRPKQIVNVKASPLGRDVATKIEYDGFGRQTIDYLPVPQSGTQNGAIIPDPLANAANTPYGSEKIYSEKILESSPLSRIQQQIQVGNDWAAKPVKFQYEVNTIGEVKKFVATTSWLNGEIQSQLNPATDPDSENGNYKAGQLYKNVVTDEDENKTIEFKNGRGQTILVRKVLSATENADTYYVYNEYDQLAFVIPPLASVSGFPDLSTLDKLCYQYHYDGRNRLVEKKLPGKGWEYMVYDKTDRLILTQDANLKLQNKWIITKYDQLGRVAYTGFLTTGGGRVGRQNEINNLVIAEERSTTGFTRNGMTVYYTDTYFVGEVQTILSVNYYDTYPQGSPAANNQFSEALLTDNMAQPRNTKGLPLASYVKNIEDDNWTKTFTWYDTRGRAIETHSINHLGGYTRTESKLHFAGVAQNTVTRHLRRVGEPEVTVKERFNYDSQNRLLKHYHQVDYWPEQLLVENSYNELSQLKNKVVGGNLQSIDYAYNIRGWMTDINPAQMSLPDLGGKLFTYKIKYNQKNGTTNPDQAQFPGKNVKPMYNGNIVEVDWRAVESLGANPPLEPKRYGYAYDGLNRLTAGYYQNPNNPWSKENTEVMDYDINGNITNMYRTSVLENNTTATLIDKLTYNYTGNKLTSINDIANNPSGYEGGGNTITYDPNGNMENMVDKKITSIKYNFLNLPERMEISNLSGGGIGYKYAADGTKLQKINSMMECGIQNCYTVNTISDYLDGFQYVSRTTTGGGSTELLVASREMSKAMEVQAYSLNGIIGPIDPGIDPPIGGGIIGEVKDENLVFFPIAEGYYDYKKDQYIYQYKDHLGNVRISFGRNSAGALEIVDANDYYPFGMNHLKTGNAFYGQGSYKNYKYNGKELQETGMYDYGARMYMADLGRWGVVDPLAEKMTRYSPYNYAFNNPLRFIDPDGRQAKDWIKMVDRETNKTTVTYDPNITTAAQAKDANYKNVDSVGKTGEITNSNGKVTHTLNADGSVTNVAENSSTYGSSDIGGVQVNAADNTGSFWSFSANFAFGGGAGFSFGQVTDSNKETDFFFSLNGNLGLSASAGFEKGLITPTDSGHKFVNSDFVGEGRAISGGAGPFSSSVGGTFNRTKSPTNALIRTSDQFNPGSFGRNSADFKAGYTTISTSAGSGVGVSPVMWTGSKTWVRGK